In Persicimonas caeni, a single window of DNA contains:
- a CDS encoding serine/threonine-protein kinase, whose translation MAIPLGPFDLLEPLGSGGMGAVWRAVHREQSIPVAVKALSGESAHDPDFRAEFAREVQAVAGLAHPGIVSVYDYGIIPEATAAASDGALVAGSPMLAMELADRGALTNLNLIPNWAALRDLLLQLLDALGYAHARGMIHRDVKPTNILLSSTPAAHVRYKLTDFGIAHALDPFSSQTTQENGIYRGSPDYSPPEQLEGTWRDYGPWTDLYALGCVAYEFASGRPPFMEQNFVKLAMCHMEQAPPPIEPRFALPDGFERWVMRLLAKKPRKRYRRAADAAWALLQLTPVLDSAFDGGSASPRQQGRAPRQPAPLAHGDQDSVELGPNTVEWADDEPGQAHSVDESIGEMPTVRLPENQQGQTEPRGDRERPDQRTTCKETSSPSDDAMINLSIPERAWQDASGGKGVGKELPEPVAGFESSPPPLPPTWRRDTQRKPDTHLIGAGLNLFGLREVEFIGREAERDVVWDALGEVIETGTPHAVLIRGPSGTGKSRLAQWMCQRAHEVGAVTVMAASHSQQSQPLEPLRRMLEQPLSTWGMSPRNVHQRVCETIDTLFELDASQEEAYLLDYTARGVTEFLRPSVAESAQLDGPPVDFRTKRERYAVIARFLQALAKRRPLMLWLDDVAWATDAVGLVEYLLESNQQVPVLFLMTARDESLIERPAMADRLDALAQEDAVTPLELGPLPSPNHAELIEHLLTLSPDLAWQVEERTAGNPLFAVQLVRDWVERDVLEPSAHGFTLREGADAPLPDDLSALCQERIERFLDKYYSGRKDELRQILEVAAALGREVDEVEWRSACKNLGLAIPDGLVAEMVNQKLAHRTPEGWAFVHGALREVIERGARNADRWGYHQQNCIIMLDELYGLETPGIWKRWGDHLYSAGELEDALEPLLAAANEARQAADCPTGLEVLDRIDEICGQLGLKHDVRQVRSWLQRANLLRQYRHAHDPQRARELVEQAMQVARSRGWLSELGIALLEEARTLAHNGDFAASLDSFESARSIFEENGMREEAVTTLLSMCAAQRRVGQFSRMRQTLQQARSLCASHDKRHRAMVHERYTQYYLDGPQKDLEQARIHAERFLVAAQEHLSPVSQAKAWGNLGEIKRLEGNHEDALGDYRRAYALSNGVGAIKLPCLCLHNIAMTQFEMGHLDEARRWFRDSRICMEKNDFQLFVAVPIVGLAACEATRGRWESARSLFEAALERMESRTNFVRDLAVLAEFLGKTAAEAGHEELARQALALAREHWEVKEPGRLT comes from the coding sequence ATGGCGATACCTCTGGGACCATTCGACCTACTCGAGCCGCTGGGAAGCGGGGGCATGGGCGCGGTGTGGCGAGCCGTGCACCGCGAACAATCGATCCCGGTGGCCGTCAAGGCGCTGAGCGGCGAGTCGGCGCACGACCCCGATTTTCGTGCCGAATTCGCCCGCGAAGTGCAGGCCGTCGCCGGGTTGGCCCATCCGGGGATCGTGTCGGTGTACGATTATGGGATCATCCCCGAGGCGACCGCGGCGGCCTCCGACGGCGCGCTGGTCGCCGGAAGCCCCATGCTGGCCATGGAGTTGGCCGATCGCGGCGCGCTGACCAACCTGAACCTGATTCCCAACTGGGCGGCACTTCGCGACCTGTTGCTCCAGCTGCTCGACGCGCTCGGCTACGCCCACGCACGCGGCATGATTCACCGCGACGTCAAACCGACCAACATCTTGCTGTCGTCGACCCCAGCCGCTCACGTGCGCTACAAGCTGACCGACTTTGGCATTGCGCACGCCCTCGACCCGTTTAGCAGCCAGACCACTCAAGAAAACGGCATCTACCGAGGCTCGCCGGACTATTCGCCTCCCGAGCAGCTCGAGGGAACCTGGCGCGACTACGGCCCCTGGACCGACTTGTATGCGCTGGGATGCGTCGCCTACGAGTTCGCCTCGGGCAGGCCGCCGTTCATGGAGCAGAACTTCGTCAAGCTGGCCATGTGCCACATGGAGCAGGCGCCGCCGCCGATCGAGCCGCGGTTTGCACTGCCGGACGGCTTCGAGCGCTGGGTGATGCGCCTGCTCGCCAAGAAGCCGCGCAAGCGCTATCGCCGCGCCGCCGACGCCGCTTGGGCGCTTCTGCAACTGACGCCGGTGCTCGACTCCGCGTTCGACGGGGGGAGCGCGTCACCGCGCCAGCAGGGTCGAGCCCCGAGGCAACCGGCGCCGCTGGCACACGGTGACCAAGACAGCGTCGAGCTGGGGCCGAACACCGTCGAGTGGGCCGATGACGAGCCTGGGCAGGCGCACTCGGTCGATGAATCCATCGGCGAGATGCCTACGGTGCGCCTGCCGGAGAACCAACAGGGCCAGACCGAACCGCGTGGGGACCGCGAAAGACCCGACCAACGAACGACCTGTAAGGAGACGTCTTCGCCGAGCGATGACGCCATGATCAACCTGTCGATTCCGGAGCGCGCCTGGCAGGACGCCAGCGGCGGGAAGGGTGTCGGCAAGGAGTTGCCGGAGCCGGTAGCAGGATTCGAGTCATCGCCACCGCCGTTGCCACCGACCTGGCGGCGCGACACCCAGCGAAAGCCCGACACCCACCTGATCGGCGCAGGCCTGAACCTGTTCGGGCTGCGCGAAGTCGAATTCATCGGCCGCGAGGCCGAGCGTGATGTGGTCTGGGACGCCCTTGGTGAGGTCATCGAGACGGGAACACCGCACGCAGTGCTCATCCGCGGCCCCTCGGGCACCGGCAAGAGCCGCCTGGCCCAATGGATGTGCCAGCGCGCCCACGAGGTCGGCGCCGTGACGGTCATGGCCGCGAGCCACAGCCAACAATCGCAGCCGCTCGAGCCGCTGCGCCGTATGCTCGAGCAACCGCTGAGCACCTGGGGGATGAGCCCTCGCAACGTGCATCAGCGTGTGTGCGAGACGATCGACACCCTCTTCGAGCTCGACGCGAGCCAAGAAGAAGCTTACCTGCTCGACTACACCGCCCGTGGCGTCACCGAGTTCTTGCGTCCGAGCGTCGCCGAATCGGCCCAACTGGATGGTCCGCCGGTGGACTTTCGCACCAAGCGCGAGCGCTACGCGGTCATCGCCCGCTTTTTGCAGGCACTGGCCAAGCGCCGCCCGCTGATGCTCTGGCTCGACGATGTCGCGTGGGCGACCGATGCAGTGGGCCTCGTCGAGTATTTGCTCGAGTCGAACCAACAGGTGCCGGTGCTCTTTTTGATGACCGCGCGCGACGAGTCGTTGATCGAGCGCCCGGCGATGGCCGATCGACTCGACGCCCTCGCCCAAGAAGATGCGGTGACTCCGCTGGAGCTCGGCCCACTGCCGTCGCCCAACCACGCCGAGCTCATCGAGCACTTGCTCACGCTGAGCCCGGACCTGGCCTGGCAAGTCGAAGAGCGCACCGCCGGCAACCCACTCTTTGCAGTGCAACTAGTCCGCGACTGGGTCGAACGCGACGTGCTCGAGCCGTCGGCGCACGGCTTCACGCTGCGCGAAGGCGCCGATGCGCCGCTTCCCGACGACCTGTCTGCGCTGTGCCAGGAGCGCATCGAGCGTTTTCTGGACAAGTACTATTCGGGGCGAAAGGACGAACTGCGCCAGATCTTGGAGGTCGCGGCAGCGTTGGGGCGCGAGGTCGACGAGGTCGAGTGGCGCTCGGCGTGCAAGAACCTGGGGCTGGCGATTCCCGACGGGCTCGTGGCCGAGATGGTCAACCAGAAGCTCGCCCATCGCACCCCAGAGGGCTGGGCGTTTGTCCACGGCGCGCTTCGCGAGGTGATCGAGCGCGGCGCGCGCAACGCCGACCGCTGGGGGTACCACCAGCAGAACTGCATCATCATGCTCGACGAGCTGTATGGGCTGGAGACTCCGGGCATCTGGAAGCGCTGGGGTGATCACCTCTATAGCGCCGGTGAGCTCGAGGACGCCCTCGAGCCGCTGTTGGCGGCGGCCAACGAGGCGCGCCAGGCCGCCGATTGCCCCACCGGTCTGGAAGTGCTCGACCGCATCGACGAGATCTGCGGCCAGCTCGGTCTGAAACACGACGTGCGCCAAGTGCGATCGTGGCTGCAGCGGGCGAACCTGTTGCGCCAATACCGCCACGCCCACGACCCGCAGCGGGCGCGGGAGTTGGTCGAGCAGGCCATGCAGGTCGCCCGATCACGCGGCTGGCTCAGCGAGTTGGGCATCGCGTTGCTCGAAGAGGCGCGCACGCTGGCGCATAACGGCGACTTCGCGGCGTCGCTCGACTCGTTCGAGTCGGCGCGGTCGATTTTCGAGGAAAACGGTATGCGCGAGGAGGCTGTCACGACGCTGTTGAGCATGTGCGCCGCGCAGCGCCGCGTGGGTCAATTCAGCCGGATGCGTCAGACCCTTCAGCAGGCACGCTCGCTTTGCGCGTCGCACGACAAGCGCCACCGCGCGATGGTCCACGAGCGGTACACACAATATTACCTGGACGGCCCGCAAAAGGACCTCGAGCAGGCACGCATTCACGCGGAGCGCTTTTTGGTGGCGGCGCAAGAGCACCTGTCGCCGGTGAGCCAGGCGAAGGCGTGGGGCAATCTGGGTGAGATCAAACGGCTGGAAGGCAATCATGAAGACGCGCTGGGCGACTATCGGCGCGCTTACGCGCTGAGCAACGGCGTGGGCGCCATCAAGCTGCCGTGTTTGTGCTTGCACAATATCGCCATGACCCAGTTCGAGATGGGCCACCTCGATGAGGCACGCCGCTGGTTCCGCGACAGTCGAATCTGCATGGAGAAGAACGACTTCCAGCTCTTCGTGGCCGTTCCCATTGTGGGACTCGCCGCCTGTGAGGCGACGCGCGGGAGGTGGGAGTCGGCCCGGTCGCTGTTCGAAGCGGCGCTGGAGCGAATGGAAAGTCGCACCAATTTCGTGCGCGACCTCGCCGTGTTGGCCGAGTTCCTCGGCAAGACGGCCGCCGAGGCCGGACACGAAGAGTTGGCCAGACAAGCGTTGGCGCTGGCACGCGAGCACTGGGAGGTCAAAGAACCCGGGCGCCTCACCTAA
- a CDS encoding transposase produces the protein MGHPLRQQEKDAIYEIVNRTQHQFHGLSPDADEVVNKIILGLLAKYAWIYGVEIFAFCFMSNHFHILARCKSLQLHLFMRDFQSQIARKMNALRGRTGTFWERRYTATKVLDDDAMIDRLRYTVCNPCESDLVSHPKKWPGLCSWQIHDNGEPLVGEVVDRETYWREKRKKKNEDKTEAELIEMATVRYPLELAKLPKWEDMDDEAYHQKMREECHKHAGELAKKRCRPCLGRKKVLAQKWSSRPRNPKKAPRPLCHGGDLQQREEYRQQRWDVTDDYRKAVGKWREGKTQVKRIEFPEGTIPPGHQFCYGRKGEFNMTVPQLRS, from the coding sequence ATGGGACACCCGCTCAGGCAGCAAGAGAAAGACGCTATCTACGAGATTGTGAACCGCACTCAGCACCAATTCCACGGGCTCTCGCCCGACGCCGACGAGGTCGTCAACAAGATCATCCTGGGGCTTCTGGCCAAATATGCCTGGATCTACGGGGTCGAGATCTTTGCGTTTTGCTTCATGTCCAACCACTTCCACATCCTGGCGCGCTGTAAATCGCTGCAACTTCACCTGTTCATGCGCGACTTCCAGAGCCAGATCGCCCGCAAAATGAACGCGCTTCGCGGCCGCACAGGCACCTTCTGGGAGCGCCGTTACACCGCCACCAAGGTGCTCGACGACGACGCGATGATCGATCGACTTCGCTATACCGTGTGTAATCCCTGTGAGTCGGACCTGGTGAGCCATCCGAAGAAGTGGCCGGGGCTGTGCTCCTGGCAGATCCACGACAACGGTGAGCCACTGGTGGGCGAGGTGGTCGACCGTGAGACGTACTGGCGCGAGAAGCGAAAGAAGAAGAACGAGGACAAGACCGAGGCAGAACTCATCGAGATGGCCACGGTGCGCTACCCGCTGGAGCTGGCCAAGCTGCCGAAGTGGGAGGACATGGATGACGAGGCCTACCACCAGAAGATGCGAGAAGAGTGCCACAAGCACGCCGGCGAGCTGGCCAAGAAGCGCTGTCGACCGTGCCTGGGAAGAAAGAAGGTGCTCGCTCAAAAGTGGTCGAGCCGCCCCAGAAACCCGAAGAAGGCGCCGCGCCCGCTGTGCCACGGCGGTGACCTCCAGCAGCGCGAGGAGTATCGCCAGCAGCGCTGGGACGTGACCGACGACTACCGAAAAGCAGTCGGAAAGTGGCGTGAGGGCAAGACCCAGGTCAAACGTATCGAATTCCCTGAAGGCACGATCCCGCCCGGCCATCAGTTTTGCTACGGTCGCAAAGGTGAGTTCAACATGACCGTGCCGCAACTGCGGTCCTGA